The genomic segment TGTATTTGTAGCTAAAAAGGACTGTAACTTTATGCTATCGGATACCCAAGTTCTTGTTGCCCTCGTCATTGCCCTCATCCCTGGCCTCATGGCCTTCCGGCTAGCCACGGAACTGTACAAGTAGGTAGCTGATGGTGTTTCTCTGTAAATGGCTTTCTAGGGAAACACCACCACCAATTACTTGTCTTCCTATCCCAGCCAGCAACGGGTCGTACAAGCAACGAAATTTGAAGCAGAGGTGTTCTGGAAGCATCTCTGCTTGTTTGTTTTCTGGGGTTTGTCCGTACAGCTTCCCATCTTGGCGAAATTTCCAGACCATGTACAATGAATAGCAAATCGCTCGAAAAAAACGGTAAATTGGCTAGCTATACAGCATTATTGAGGAAATATGCCAGCATACAGCCACAGGTGCTTCTACTAGAGCGCTAAGCCAGCGATTTCTCCTTTAGCCATGTAGAGAGCCATCTTTCTGGACTATGAATGCTTTAAAAACGCCACCTCAGGTCGTCGAGGCTACGCCAAACCGGCGCGTTTCCCACCGCCGACCCCGCAAGCGATCGCAAACGCACCCATCTCGCCAACCCCAAGCCAAAAAAGCCACCTCCCATCGGACGGCTGCTTTAGAGGCAACCACCAAAATTGCAGTCAACACGCTCATTTCGGTGGTTGCAGTTTCGGCGTTGGCTCACCTGTTGCCTTACCAACGTCAGGGATACCAGCAACTACAGGAAATGCAGGGATATTTGGAAAAACAGGAAAGCGAAGTGGAAACCCTGCGATCGCAATTTCAACGTTCCTTCGCTCCCAGCGCCACCAAACGAGTAATGCAGGAGCAGACCTACCTGCAAGACCCCCAACGCCGCCGCATTCTTTTTAAAGAGGGGAACCAGTCGAACCACCGCTTCTCAACAGAGCCATTTTCCCAGTCCCCCCAATAAAGATGGGTCCTTAGCTGGCTTTAGCCATAACAGCTTCTGGTGCCAGCAATTTCAGCGCTTGCTGGTATTGCGCGTCGGCTTCCGTGGCAATATCCCGTACCGATTGAATGTCTAGGGGAACCATCACATCCGGTTGAATGCCAGATTCGTTGATATCGCGATGGTTGGGAGTTTCGTATTTCGCTACAGTCACTGCCAAACCGGAACCGTCGGAAAGTTGAAACAGCGATTGAATCAATCCCTTACCAAACGTGGGTTCCCCAACCACTTGCGCGCG from the Geitlerinema sp. PCC 9228 genome contains:
- the psaM gene encoding photosystem I reaction center subunit XII, producing the protein MLSDTQVLVALVIALIPGLMAFRLATELYK